The nucleotide window TTAATATCTGCATAGGCAAAAGCATTCAACAAAAAAATGGTCAAAAATACTAATATTAGACGTTTCACTTAATCCTCCTGAGGATAATTTTCTTCAATATACCTTTCAGCCATCTTTGCAGCAACAGCTCCATCTGACACAGCAGTCACAATCTGTCTAAGCTCTTTCTTTCTTACATCACCAGCAGCAAAAATACCCGGAATATTAGTTTTTGTAGTTTCATCTGCAATTATGAAACCTGACTCATCCATCTCTATCAACCCTCTAAAAGCATCAGTATCTGCAGTCCACCCTATAAAAACAAATACACCATCAACTTTCAATTCACTTGTCTTACCTAGCTTTTTATCATAGAGGGTAATAGATTCAATTTTATCCTCACCATTTACCTTTTTAACAACACTATTCCAAATAAACTCTATCTTAGGATTTGCAAATGCCCTATCTTGTAAGATTTTTGCAGCTCTAAGCTTATCTCTTCTATGCACAATATAAACTTTTTTAGCAAATTTAGTCAAATAGTGTCCCTCTTCAACGGCAGAATCCCCTCCACCAATTACAGCCACCACTTTATCTTTATAAAATGCTCCATCACAAGTAGCACAAAATGATATTCCTCTACCAAGGAATTTATTTTCACCAGGAACCTCAAGATTTTTTGGTTTTGCACCTGAAGCGATTATGATAGTTTTAGTTTTAATTTTTATATCCTT belongs to Deferribacter autotrophicus and includes:
- the trxB gene encoding thioredoxin-disulfide reductase; translated protein: MEDFFNFDDLKEVYDVVIIGGGPAGLTAGIYAARDNLKTLILEKNFPGGQVAITEIIENYPGFVEGISGGDLTEKLYQHAKHFGVEIKNGICRGVEFCDGYKYVCLQYKDIKIKTKTIIIASGAKPKNLEVPGENKFLGRGISFCATCDGAFYKDKVVAVIGGGDSAVEEGHYLTKFAKKVYIVHRRDKLRAAKILQDRAFANPKIEFIWNSVVKKVNGEDKIESITLYDKKLGKTSELKVDGVFVFIGWTADTDAFRGLIEMDESGFIIADETTKTNIPGIFAAGDVRKKELRQIVTAVSDGAVAAKMAERYIEENYPQED